Proteins encoded in a region of the Elusimicrobiota bacterium genome:
- the hybG gene encoding Hydrogenase maturation factor HybG: MCLAIPGKIVEVRERASLLGRTGRVDFGGIIKEVNLAYVPEAQEGDYVIVHVGFAISTVDPVEAARVFEYLKQMDELGELNEREGT, translated from the coding sequence ATGTGTTTAGCGATTCCGGGGAAAATTGTTGAGGTGAGGGAGAGAGCCTCTTTGCTGGGACGAACGGGACGCGTGGATTTTGGTGGGATTATCAAAGAGGTCAACCTGGCCTATGTTCCGGAAGCTCAAGAAGGCGATTATGTGATTGTCCATGTCGGATTTGCGATCAGCACGGTGGACCCCGTCGAAGCCGCGCGCGTGTTCGAATACTTAAAGCAAATGGACGAATTGGGCGAACTCAACGAGCGGGAGGGAACTTGA
- the hypD gene encoding Hydrogenase maturation factor HypD — MEVCGGQTHSIVKFSLDEMIPSKIRLIHGPGCPVCVTPLELIDKAISIAARPDVIFCSFGDMLRVPGTSKDLLSVKAEGGDIRFVYSPMDALKIAQDRPDRQVVFFAVGFETTAPANAMAVYQAKALGIQNFSLLVSHVLVPPAMETILSSPQNQVQGFLAAGHVCTVMGTAEYIPLAQKYRVPIVVTGFEPVDILEGISMCVRQLEEGRFEVENQYARSVRAEGNRPAQELVQKIFQVIPRSWRGLGEIPLSGLGLSADYMEFDAERRFDVGHVRAKESPDCISGLVLQGIKKPLECAAFANACTPDHPLGAPMVSSEGACAAYYRYRNRNDSVESSPRQSFGRGPGFLVCKNLDPGQKACRDDGTKKFTVDRR; from the coding sequence ATGGAAGTCTGCGGCGGACAAACTCACAGCATCGTCAAATTCAGCCTTGATGAAATGATTCCCTCAAAGATTCGTTTGATCCATGGCCCCGGCTGTCCCGTCTGCGTGACTCCTCTTGAGTTGATTGATAAAGCGATTTCGATAGCGGCTCGGCCCGATGTTATTTTCTGTTCTTTTGGGGACATGTTGCGCGTTCCTGGAACATCGAAAGATCTTTTGTCAGTCAAAGCGGAGGGGGGTGATATCCGTTTTGTCTATTCGCCGATGGACGCGCTCAAAATCGCGCAGGATCGGCCTGATCGTCAGGTGGTTTTTTTCGCGGTGGGTTTTGAGACCACAGCGCCGGCCAACGCCATGGCTGTTTACCAAGCGAAAGCTTTAGGGATTCAGAATTTCTCTCTTCTGGTTTCTCACGTTTTGGTTCCGCCCGCCATGGAGACGATTTTGTCTTCACCCCAAAACCAAGTTCAAGGATTTTTAGCCGCGGGGCATGTCTGCACGGTGATGGGGACCGCTGAATATATCCCGCTCGCACAAAAATATCGGGTTCCCATTGTCGTGACGGGATTTGAACCCGTCGATATTTTAGAAGGAATCTCCATGTGCGTTCGTCAATTGGAAGAAGGGCGTTTCGAGGTCGAAAATCAATATGCCCGGTCGGTGCGCGCGGAGGGGAACCGGCCCGCCCAAGAATTGGTTCAGAAAATTTTTCAAGTGATTCCCCGGTCCTGGCGGGGCCTAGGAGAAATTCCACTCAGTGGTCTCGGTTTATCCGCTGACTATATGGAGTTTGATGCCGAACGCCGGTTTGATGTGGGCCATGTTCGAGCCAAAGAATCTCCGGACTGCATCAGCGGGTTGGTATTGCAAGGGATTAAAAAGCCGCTCGAATGCGCCGCGTTTGCAAACGCCTGTACGCCGGATCACCCTCTGGGCGCGCCCATGGTTTCGAGCGAAGGAGCCTGCGCCGCCTATTATCGATATCGCAATCGAAATGATTCGGTTGAATCGTCGCCCCGGCAATCTTTTGGCCGGGGCCCAGGTTTTCTCGTCTGTAAAAACCTGGATCCCGGCCAGAAAGCATGCCGGGATGACGGCACTAAAAAATTCACGGTTGATAGACGGTAA
- the hypE gene encoding Carbamoyl dehydratase HypE, whose protein sequence is MSLLKDFTLACPLPIHQYPKVLMAHGGGGRLMNQMIEKMFANVFDNDFLKQRHDSAVFNVNKGRMAFTTDSFVVSPLFFPGGDIGELAVNGTVNDLAMSGARPLYLSAGFILEEGLPMETLWKIIQSMNKAAREAGAQIITGDTKVVDHGKGDGIFINTSGVGVIEHPGSIGPSEVQGGDVLILNGDLGRHGMAIMAVREGLEFESAIESDTAPLSGLVLELLSQGVSLHCLRDLTRGGLASALNEIATASGLSLMLEQSAIPVREDVRAACEMLGLDPLYVANEGRFVAFVPAAQVDQTLKIMRAHPQGQGACVVGQVTPQPGSLVTLKSPLGLSRIVDMLSGEQLPRIC, encoded by the coding sequence ATGAGCCTTTTAAAAGATTTCACGCTGGCGTGTCCCCTTCCTATCCATCAATATCCCAAAGTTCTCATGGCCCATGGCGGTGGAGGGCGATTGATGAACCAAATGATCGAAAAAATGTTTGCGAACGTTTTTGATAACGATTTTCTAAAGCAACGCCATGATTCGGCGGTCTTTAACGTGAACAAAGGGCGAATGGCTTTCACGACCGACTCTTTTGTTGTTAGTCCGCTCTTTTTTCCGGGGGGGGATATTGGAGAACTTGCCGTAAACGGAACGGTCAATGATTTGGCGATGAGCGGGGCTCGTCCCCTCTATTTAAGCGCGGGGTTTATTTTGGAAGAAGGGCTTCCCATGGAAACTCTATGGAAAATCATTCAATCCATGAATAAAGCTGCCAGAGAGGCCGGAGCTCAAATTATTACAGGGGACACCAAAGTGGTGGATCATGGCAAGGGAGATGGAATTTTCATCAATACCTCGGGTGTGGGCGTGATCGAACATCCAGGGTCCATCGGGCCTTCCGAGGTTCAGGGGGGAGATGTCCTAATTTTAAATGGGGATCTGGGGCGTCATGGCATGGCCATCATGGCGGTTCGGGAAGGCCTTGAATTTGAAAGCGCCATTGAGAGTGATACGGCCCCTCTCTCCGGTTTGGTGTTGGAATTGTTGTCCCAGGGGGTTTCTCTTCACTGCCTGCGCGACCTCACACGGGGCGGGTTGGCCAGCGCCTTAAATGAGATTGCCACCGCTTCGGGCTTGTCTTTGATGTTGGAGCAGTCCGCCATTCCTGTCCGAGAAGATGTGAGGGCGGCCTGCGAAATGTTGGGATTGGATCCTCTCTACGTCGCCAATGAAGGCCGTTTCGTCGCTTTTGTACCCGCCGCTCAAGTTGACCAAACCTTGAAAATTATGCGCGCTCACCCGCAAGGACAGGGGGCCTGTGTGGTGGGACAAGTCACCCCCCAACCCGGTTCACTCGTCACACTTAAAAGTCCGCTCGGTCTCTCTCGCATTGTAGATATGCTCAGCGGTGAACAGCTCCCCCGCATCTGTTGA
- the thlA gene encoding Acetyl-CoA acetyltransferase encodes MNNISKKKIVLCSGLRTAIGHLSKSLAKIAPEDLMGRVIRELIKRSKLDPSHVDGVIVGWVGQGSHAPNIARIAALKAGRLPEKAHAMTIQENCVSGMEAVSSAARHIIMGEGDLYIAGGTESMSTFPYAIRGPRSAKSLRSLEALKENWANVWNDPEVNITDTMEEGLTDPIRHLNMAATAEVAAQMFGISRDMQDNYAHETFKRCYEGQIKGFYKTHVMPVVETGQTLLEEDEYVMLRKNLIQKPEMIKKAPVLFNSEAFTIKDFYEKYGEHIKGVSYNDQARATVTLFNSCARSDGAAAVIVTSEDMAKDLGLEILGEIVSWSYYGIDPAHMGIAPAFATQTALDKAGLKFPDIDQVELHEAFAATCLSIFHVGKKQFNQDWQKLWEQKMLNPHGGSIALGHPLAATGTRILLNLIYALKQNPQSEWGLATACAAGGIGGAMIIKKVA; translated from the coding sequence ATGAATAATATATCCAAGAAAAAAATTGTGCTCTGTTCCGGACTTCGCACCGCTATCGGCCATCTTTCCAAAAGTTTGGCCAAGATCGCTCCCGAAGATTTGATGGGCCGTGTAATTCGGGAACTCATCAAACGCTCCAAACTGGACCCCAGCCATGTCGATGGGGTCATTGTTGGTTGGGTGGGGCAAGGGTCCCATGCTCCCAACATCGCCCGCATTGCCGCGCTTAAAGCCGGACGCCTTCCGGAAAAAGCCCATGCGATGACCATTCAAGAAAATTGTGTTTCTGGCATGGAGGCGGTCAGCTCTGCTGCGCGGCATATCATCATGGGAGAAGGCGATCTGTATATAGCAGGCGGCACAGAATCCATGTCCACGTTTCCTTACGCGATCCGAGGCCCCCGATCCGCCAAATCGTTGCGTTCGCTTGAGGCCTTAAAGGAAAACTGGGCCAATGTGTGGAATGACCCTGAAGTTAATATCACCGACACCATGGAAGAAGGTTTGACCGACCCCATCCGCCACCTCAACATGGCGGCCACCGCTGAAGTGGCCGCTCAAATGTTTGGCATCTCCCGCGACATGCAAGACAATTATGCCCATGAAACCTTTAAACGTTGCTATGAAGGACAAATAAAGGGTTTTTACAAAACCCACGTGATGCCCGTCGTGGAGACCGGACAAACGTTATTAGAAGAAGATGAATATGTAATGCTCCGAAAAAATCTGATTCAAAAACCCGAGATGATCAAAAAGGCGCCCGTGCTCTTTAACAGCGAAGCCTTTACCATCAAGGATTTTTACGAGAAATATGGAGAACACATCAAGGGGGTTTCCTATAACGACCAAGCCCGCGCCACGGTGACCCTTTTTAATTCGTGTGCCAGGTCCGATGGGGCCGCCGCCGTAATTGTCACTTCGGAAGACATGGCCAAAGATTTGGGCCTCGAAATTTTGGGTGAAATTGTTTCTTGGTCCTATTACGGCATCGACCCCGCGCACATGGGCATCGCCCCGGCCTTCGCCACACAAACCGCTCTCGACAAAGCGGGACTTAAGTTTCCTGATATTGATCAGGTTGAACTGCATGAAGCCTTTGCGGCCACCTGCCTTTCCATTTTTCATGTCGGAAAAAAACAATTCAATCAGGACTGGCAAAAACTATGGGAGCAAAAGATGCTCAACCCCCATGGCGGAAGTATTGCCTTGGGCCACCCGCTGGCCGCCACGGGCACGCGCATCCTGCTCAATCTGATTTATGCCTTAAAACAAAACCCCCAATCCGAATGGGGCCTCGCCACTGCCTGCGCCGCCGGCGGCATCGGCGGCGCCATGATCATCAAAAAAGTCGCCTAA
- the ravA gene encoding ATPase RavA, translating into MPSSQLSDKELAEKVIAAEKSIRSQISKVIVGQDQIVQELLLSIFVEGHCLIVGVPGLAKTLLVSTLAKTLDLAFNRVQFTPDLMPSDITGTEVIQEDKNTRERHFRFIQGPIFANVVLADEINRTPPKTQAALLQAMQERKVTVGGVTHLLPDPFFVLATQNPIEQEGTYPLPEAQLDRFLFQINIGYPSLAEEKEVVMKTTQADQVAPSPVLNDKEIKAMQSIVRRVPVADSVVDYAVRLVRSTRPQEEHSPHITKKWVGWGAGPRASQSLILAAKARALLTGQLTPSIEDVRALAHPVLRHRVVLSFQAQAENISTDQVLSELLKLVSS; encoded by the coding sequence ATGCCCTCATCTCAACTTTCAGATAAAGAATTGGCTGAAAAGGTCATTGCCGCAGAGAAGTCCATTCGCAGTCAAATTTCCAAGGTGATTGTTGGTCAAGATCAGATTGTCCAGGAGTTGTTGTTGTCAATTTTCGTCGAGGGGCATTGCCTGATTGTGGGTGTCCCGGGGCTGGCCAAAACACTGTTGGTTTCGACCTTGGCTAAAACATTGGATTTGGCCTTCAACCGCGTTCAATTCACGCCGGATCTCATGCCATCGGATATCACTGGAACCGAAGTCATTCAAGAAGATAAAAATACCCGAGAACGTCACTTCCGGTTCATCCAAGGGCCCATCTTCGCCAATGTGGTGCTGGCCGATGAAATCAACCGAACCCCCCCGAAAACCCAAGCGGCGCTTCTTCAGGCGATGCAAGAGCGTAAAGTGACCGTTGGGGGCGTGACCCATCTTCTGCCCGATCCTTTTTTTGTGTTGGCCACACAAAATCCAATTGAACAAGAGGGCACGTATCCTCTCCCTGAAGCCCAGTTGGACCGGTTCCTTTTTCAAATCAATATCGGTTACCCCAGCTTGGCGGAGGAAAAAGAAGTGGTCATGAAGACCACGCAGGCGGACCAAGTGGCGCCCTCGCCTGTTCTAAACGACAAAGAAATCAAAGCCATGCAATCCATTGTTCGGCGGGTGCCGGTGGCTGATTCGGTGGTCGATTACGCTGTTCGTTTGGTTCGTTCCACGCGGCCGCAAGAAGAACATTCTCCCCATATCACAAAGAAGTGGGTGGGGTGGGGAGCGGGCCCCCGGGCGTCTCAATCATTGATTTTGGCGGCCAAGGCGCGCGCTCTGCTCACAGGGCAGCTGACCCCATCGATCGAGGACGTCCGTGCGCTGGCGCATCCGGTGCTTCGTCACCGCGTGGTTCTTTCGTTCCAAGCTCAAGCTGAAAATATCTCCACCGATCAGGTTCTCAGCGAACTTCTCAAGCTTGTCTCTTCTTGA